In Microbacterium pumilum, the following proteins share a genomic window:
- a CDS encoding Gfo/Idh/MocA family oxidoreductase yields the protein MGELSVSSRLNIAVVGAGYWGPNLARNFRASTDWDLGAICDLDTDRAQRVADSVGGVPVIADLDEVLADEMIDAIAVATPARTHHPIVLAALRAGKHVIVEKPLADTRERGVEMVETARERGLILMADHTYCYTPAVLKIRELIADGFLGDILFVDSVRINLGLIQPDVDVFWDLAPHDLSIMDFILPSGLNVESVSAHGADPLGTGKSCVGYLAMPLAGGAIAHVHVNWLSPTKIRQMVIGGTKRTLVWDDLNPQQRVSVYDRGVDLALQSKETADARASNISYRLGDTWAPALPEREALANVATEFAASIREQRAARTSGESGLRVLSVLEAAAESQASNGAPRPVAASISKEDSQS from the coding sequence ATGGGGGAACTCAGCGTGTCTTCACGCCTGAATATCGCTGTGGTCGGAGCGGGGTATTGGGGGCCGAACCTCGCCCGCAATTTCCGTGCCTCGACTGACTGGGACCTGGGAGCGATCTGCGACCTCGACACGGACCGCGCGCAGCGGGTGGCCGACAGCGTCGGCGGTGTGCCGGTGATCGCAGACCTCGACGAGGTCCTCGCCGACGAGATGATCGATGCGATCGCCGTTGCGACACCGGCCCGCACGCATCACCCGATCGTGCTCGCGGCGCTCAGGGCCGGCAAGCATGTCATCGTCGAGAAGCCACTCGCCGACACACGCGAACGCGGCGTCGAGATGGTGGAGACCGCCCGCGAGCGCGGCCTCATCCTGATGGCTGATCACACCTACTGCTACACGCCGGCCGTCCTCAAGATCCGAGAGCTCATCGCCGACGGCTTTCTCGGCGACATTCTCTTCGTAGACAGCGTCCGCATCAACCTGGGGCTGATTCAGCCGGACGTCGACGTGTTCTGGGACCTCGCACCGCACGACCTGTCGATCATGGACTTCATCCTCCCGAGCGGGCTGAACGTCGAGTCCGTCTCCGCGCACGGTGCGGACCCACTCGGCACCGGCAAATCCTGCGTGGGGTATCTGGCCATGCCGCTCGCCGGCGGCGCGATCGCCCACGTGCACGTGAACTGGCTCAGCCCGACGAAGATCCGGCAGATGGTGATCGGCGGCACCAAGCGCACCCTCGTGTGGGACGACCTCAACCCGCAGCAGCGCGTGAGCGTCTACGACCGCGGAGTCGACCTCGCCCTGCAGTCCAAAGAGACGGCCGATGCTCGCGCATCGAACATCTCATATCGCCTCGGCGACACCTGGGCGCCCGCGCTCCCCGAGCGTGAGGCGCTGGCAAACGTTGCGACCGAGTTCGCAGCATCCATCCGAGAGCAGCGCGCTGCACGCACCAGCGGCGAATCCGGACTCCGCGTCCTTTCCGTGCTCGAAGCCGCCGCGGAGAGCCAGGCGTCGAATGGTGCACCGCGCCCCGTCGCAGCAAGTATCAGCAAGGAAGACTCACAATCATGA
- a CDS encoding NAD-dependent epimerase/dehydratase family protein — protein MTNLEGTRVLVTGGAGTIGSTLVDQLLESGVEHIDILDNLVRGRRANLDDALASGRVELIDGDIRDARLVDELTAEKDVVFHQAAIRITQCAEEPRLALEVLVDGTFNVVESAAKHRVKKLVAASSASVYGMAEEFPTDERHHHENNDTIYGAAKTFNEGLIRSFRAMQGIDYVLLRYFNVYGPRMDVHGVYTEVLVRWMERIADGKPPLIFGDGQQTMDFVCVPDIARANVLAAQSDIVEGTYNIASGTETSLLGLAEALLRVMGSDLGVEHGPERAVNGVLRRLADTTAARRDLGFEATIGIEEGLRMLVEWWAPLREEIAAGRSVGV, from the coding sequence ATGACAAATCTTGAAGGCACGCGAGTTCTCGTCACCGGGGGCGCTGGAACGATCGGCTCCACACTCGTCGACCAGCTGCTCGAGTCGGGCGTCGAGCACATCGACATCCTGGACAACCTCGTCCGAGGCCGCCGTGCGAACCTCGACGACGCTCTCGCCAGCGGTCGTGTCGAGTTGATCGACGGCGACATCCGTGACGCGCGGCTCGTCGACGAGCTGACGGCGGAGAAGGATGTCGTCTTCCACCAAGCGGCGATTCGGATCACGCAGTGCGCGGAAGAGCCGAGGCTCGCGCTCGAGGTGCTGGTCGACGGCACCTTCAACGTCGTCGAATCGGCAGCGAAGCACCGAGTCAAGAAGCTGGTCGCGGCCTCGAGCGCGTCGGTGTACGGCATGGCAGAGGAGTTCCCGACCGACGAGCGCCATCATCACGAGAACAACGACACCATCTATGGTGCAGCGAAGACGTTCAACGAGGGTCTGATCCGCAGCTTCCGCGCTATGCAGGGCATCGACTACGTGCTGTTACGGTACTTCAACGTCTACGGTCCCCGCATGGATGTGCACGGTGTGTACACCGAGGTCCTCGTCCGATGGATGGAGCGAATCGCCGACGGCAAGCCCCCGCTCATCTTCGGCGATGGACAGCAGACGATGGACTTCGTCTGTGTTCCCGACATCGCCAGGGCCAATGTGCTCGCCGCGCAAAGCGACATCGTCGAGGGCACTTACAACATCGCAAGCGGCACGGAGACGAGTCTGCTCGGACTCGCCGAGGCACTGCTTCGCGTCATGGGCTCGGATCTCGGTGTCGAGCATGGTCCGGAGCGGGCTGTCAACGGGGTCCTCCGGAGGCTCGCCGACACGACGGCCGCCCGCCGCGACCTCGGATTCGAGGCCACGATCGGCATCGAAGAGGGGCTCAGGATGCTCGTCGAGTGGTGGGCGCCGCTTCGTGAGGAGATCGCAGCCGGCAGATCGGTGGGCGTCTGA